From a region of the Canis lupus dingo isolate Sandy chromosome 5, ASM325472v2, whole genome shotgun sequence genome:
- the FHOD1 gene encoding FH1/FH2 domain-containing protein 1 isoform X3 codes for MEAREHRVSPELEDCALQVSPSGYYLDPELSLEEQREMLEGFYEEISKGRKPTIILRTQLSVRVNAILEKLYGSSGPELRRSLFSLKQIFQEDKDLVPEFVHSEGLSCLIRVGAAADHNYQSYILRALGQLMLFVDGMLGVVAHSETVQWLYTLCASMSRLVVKTALKLLLVFVEYSENNVPLFIQAVNSVASSTGSLPWANLVSILEEKNGADPELLVYTVTLINKTLAALPDQDSFYDVTDALEQQGMEALVQRLLGTSGTDFDLRTQLVLYESALRLEDGDIEEAAVGGRRERRKPSSEEGKRSRRSLEGGGGPVRSQEPGPAGPASPTGLTSSPTDPVSTVISTYSTGPALSSGQAPSPLDPASGLRTSVNLFPAISVGPPADSTSERSIYKARFLENVAAAETEKQAALAQGRAETLAGAMPDEADGHVDTRELWSSPEPGPAPRTPESPAPRGLLRTQRSLEPEPKMPLAPPSPKAEPIREFRVPKLCIGDLDFSDLGEDEDEDILNVEAVEAVKGVPPPPPPLPALSGGAPPPPPPPPPPIKGSLPPPPPPAAPLSPSAPDGLPLPTKRKTVKLFWRELKLAGGHGGSGSRFGPCPTLWASLEPVSVDTARLEHLFESRAKDVLPSKKAGEGRRTMTTVLDPKRSNAINIGLTTLPPVHVIKAALLNFDEFAVSKDGIEKLLTMMPTEEERQKIEEAQLANPDIPLGPAENFLMTLASIGGLAARLQLWAFKLDYDSMEREIAEPLFDLKVGMEQLIQNATFRCILATLLAVGNFLNGSQSSGFELSYLEKVSEVKDTVRRQSLLHHLCSLVLQTRPDSSDLYSEIPALTRCAKVDFEQLTENLGQLERRSRGAEESLRSLAKHELAPALRARLTHFLAHCGRRVAMLRVVHRRVCNRFHAFLLYLGYTAPAAREVRIMQFCHTLREFALEYRTCRERVLQQQQKRATYRERNKTRGRMITETEKFSGVAGEAPSNPSVPVAVGSGPGRGDADSHASMKSLLTSKPEDATHSRRSRGMVQSSSPVMPTAVGPSTAPPEEPPGSGLPSDTSDEIMDLLVQSVTKSSPRALAARERKRSRGNRKSLRRTLKSGLGEDLVQALGLSKGPGLEV; via the exons ATGGAAGCCAGAGAACACCGGGTTTCTCCAGAG CTGGAGGACTGTGCCCTACAAGTGTCTCCTTCTGGATACTACCTGGACCCTGAGCTGTCTCTGGAAGAGCAGCGGGAGATGCTGGAGGGCTTCTATGAAGAGATCAG CAAAGGGCGGAAGCCTACGATCATCCTGCGTACTCAACTCTCCGTGAGGGTCAATGCCATCTTGG aaaagttgtatgGCTCCAGTGGCCCTGAGCTCCGCCGCTCCCTCTTCTCACTAAAGCAGatcttccag GAGGACAAGGACCTGGTGCCTGAATTTGTGCACTCAGAGGGGCTGAGTTGCCTGATCCGTGTGGGTGCTGCTGCCGATCACAACTACCAGAGCTACATCCTCCGAG cactaGGTCAGCTGATGCTTTTTGTGGATGGGATGCTGGGGGTGGTGGCCCACAGTGAGACTGTGCAGTGGCTGTACACGCTGTGTGCCAGCATG tcccgCTTGGTGGTGAAGACAGCCCTGAAGCTGCTGCTGGTGTTTGTGGAATACTCTGAGAACAATGTGCCGCTGTTTATCCAAGCTGTCAACTCTGTGGCCAGCTCTACAG GCTCTCTTCCTTGGGCCAATCTGGTATCCATCCTGGAGGAGAAGAATGGTGCTGATCCTGAGTTGTTGGTGTACACAGTCACCCTCATCAACaag ACCCTAGCAGCACTCCCGGACCAGGACTCCTTCTATGATGTGACAGATGCACTGGAGCAGCAGGGCATGGAGGCTCTGGTCCAGCGCCTCTTGGGCACCTCAGGCACTGACTTCGACCTGCGTACACAGCTTGTGCTCTATGAG AGTGCCCTGCGGTTGGAGGATGGAGACATCGAGGAAGCCGCTGTAGGTGGGCGGCGGGAACGCAGAAAGCCCTCTTCAGAGGAGGGCAAGAGGAGCCGCAGGTCTCTAGAAGGCGGGGGCGGCCCTGTGCGCTCCCAGGAGCCTGG CCCTGCAGGCCCCGCCTCACCGACAGGCCTCACCTCCAGCCCCACAGACCCTGTCTCAACGGTCATCTCCACCTACTCCACTGGCCCTGCCCTGTCCAGCGGCCAGGCTCCCAGCCCCTTGGACCCTGCTTCTGGCCTCCGTACCTCAGTGAACCTCTTTCCTGCCATCTCCGTGGGGCCCCCAGCTGACAGTACCAGCGAGAGGAGCATCTACAA AGCCCGGTTCCTGGAGAATGTGGCAGCAgcagaaacagagaagcaggctgcactgGCCCAGGGCCGGGCAGAAACATTGGCTGGAGCCATGCCCGATGAGGCTGATGGACACGTAG ATACCCGGGAATTATGGAGCTCCCCAGAACCGGGCCCTGCACCCAGAACACCTGAGAGCCCTGCCCCACGAGGTCTGCTCCGGACCCAGCGGAGCCTTGAGCCAGAGCCCAAAATGCCACTGGCCCCGCCAAGCCCCAAGGCTGAGCCCATTCGGGAGTTTCGTGTACCCAAGCTCTGCATTGGAGACCTGGACTTCTCAGATCTGGGGGAGGATGAAGACGAGGACATACTGAATGTGGAGGCTGTGGAGGCTGTGAAAGGGGTCCCACCCCCACCGCCTCCACTGCCTGCGCTCTCTGGAGGCGCCCcgcctcctccacccccacctcccccacccatcAAAGGTTCactcccaccacctccacctccggCCGCCCCCCTTTCTCCCTCAGCACCTGATGGcctacccctccccaccaagaGGAAGACAGTAAAACTCTTCTGGCGGGAGCTAAAACTGGCTGGAGGCCATGGAGGCTCTGGGAGCCGCTTTgggccctgccccaccctgtgGGCCTCACTGGAACCTGTGTCAGTGGACACAGCCCGGCTGGAACATCTGTTTGAGTCCCGCGCCAAGGACGTGCTGCCTTCCAAG AAAGCTGGTGAGGGCCGCCGGACAATGACCACGGTGCTGGACCCCAAGCGCAGCAATGCCATCAACATTGGTCTAACCACCCTGCCGCCTGTGCATGTCATTAAGGCTGCCCTGCTCAACTTTGATGAGTTTGCTGTCAGCAAGGATGGCATTGAG AAACTGCTGACTATGATGCCCACGGAGGAGGAGCGGCAGAAGATTGAGGAGGCCCAGCTGGCCAATCCTGACATACCCCTGGGCCCAGCTGAGAATTTCCTGATGACCCTTGCCTCCATTGGGGGCCTGGCCGCCCGCCTACAACTCTGGGCCTTCAAGCTGGACTATGACAGCATGGAGCGG GAAATCGCAGAGCCACTATTTGACCTGAAAGTGGGCATGGAACAGCTGATACAAAATGCCACCTTCCGCTGCATCCTGGCCACCCTGCTGGCTGTAGGCAACTTCCTCAATGGTTCCCAG AGCAGCGGCTTTGAGCTGAGCTACCTAGAGAAGGTATCAGAGGTGAAGGACACAGTGCGCCGACAGTCACTGCTGCACCATCTCTGCTCCTTGGTGCTCCAGACCCGGCCTGATTCCTCTGACCTCTACTCAGAAATCCCTGCCCTGACCCGCTGTGCCAAG GTGGACTTTGAGCAGCTGACTGAGAACCTGGGGCAGCTGGAGCGTCGGAGCCGGGGAGCAGAGGAGAGCCTACGGAGCTTGGCCAAGCATGAACTGGCTCCAGCCCTGCGTGCCCGCCTCACCCACTTCTTGGCCCACTGTGGCCGCCGTGTTGCCATGCTGCGGGTAGTGCACCGCCGTGTCTGCAACAG GTTCCATGCCTTCCTGTTGTACCTGGGGTACACAGCCCCGGCAGCTCGTGAGGTACGCATCATGCAGTTCTGCCACACGCTGCGTGAGTTTGCACTGGAGTACCGGACTTGCCGGGAACGGGtgctgcagcagcagcagaagcggGCCACGTACCGTGAGCGCAACAAGACCCGGGGCCGCATGATTACTGAG ACAGAGAAGTTCTCAGGTGTGGCTGGGGAAGCCCCCAGCAACCCATCTGTCCCGGTGGCTGTGGGCAGTGGGCCGGGACGGGGTGATGCCGACAGTCACGCCAGCATGAAGAGTCTGCTGACCAGCAAGCCAGAAGATGCCACACACAGCCGCCGCAGCAGAG GCATGGTCCAGAGCAGCTCTCCAGTCATGCCTACAGCAGTGGGGCCGTCCACTGCACCCCCAGAAGAACCCCCAGGCTCCGGTTTACCCAGTGACACTTCAGATGAGATCATGGACCTGCTGGTGCAGTCAGTGACCAAGAGCAGTCCTCGTGCCTTAGCTGCTCGGGAACGCAAGCGTTCCCGTGGCAACCGCAAGTCTT TGAGACGGACATTGAAGAGTGGGCTCGGAGAGGACCTGGTGCAGGCACTGGGACTGAGCAAAGGTCCTGGCCTGGAGGTGTGA